One region of Streptococcus salivarius genomic DNA includes:
- the holA gene encoding DNA polymerase III subunit delta gives MIAMETIEKLSKEKLPMITVLAGEDLGQYSQAKEKFLKQIGFDPSDLTFSYFDMSETDYQDAELDLESMPFFADEKVVIFDHFADMTTAKKSYLDEKELKRLENYLESPVETTRLVLMSAGKLDGKRRLVKLLKRDAMVLEASPLKDAELRTYFQKQAHQEGLTFDTGVFEELLIKSNFDFSDVQKNLAFLKGYKTEGNISSQDIADAIPKSLQDNIFDMTQLLLRGQIQSVRELVHDLRLQGEDEIKLIAVMLGQFRTYLQVKLLSAQGKSEQQIVSSLSDCLGRKVNQFQVRFALRDSRPLSVAFLKMTIKILVETDYQIKTGTLDKDYLFDLALLKIASNR, from the coding sequence ATTGAAAAGCTGTCCAAAGAAAAGCTCCCCATGATAACGGTCTTGGCGGGCGAGGATTTAGGGCAGTATAGTCAAGCTAAAGAAAAATTTTTAAAACAAATTGGTTTCGATCCCAGTGACTTAACCTTTTCTTATTTTGATATGTCTGAGACTGATTATCAAGATGCTGAGCTCGATTTAGAAAGCATGCCTTTTTTTGCAGATGAAAAGGTGGTCATTTTTGATCATTTCGCGGATATGACTACTGCTAAAAAATCGTATCTGGATGAGAAAGAGTTGAAGCGCCTTGAAAATTATCTTGAGTCTCCTGTTGAAACAACACGTCTTGTCTTGATGTCTGCAGGAAAGCTAGATGGAAAGCGTCGTTTAGTCAAACTTCTCAAACGTGATGCCATGGTGCTTGAAGCCAGTCCCTTAAAAGATGCAGAACTTAGAACCTATTTTCAAAAGCAGGCGCATCAAGAGGGACTTACATTTGACACAGGAGTCTTTGAGGAACTTTTGATTAAGTCAAATTTTGACTTTTCAGATGTTCAAAAAAACTTAGCTTTTCTAAAGGGGTATAAAACGGAAGGAAATATCTCATCGCAAGATATTGCTGATGCCATTCCTAAAAGTTTGCAAGATAATATTTTTGATATGACGCAACTTCTTTTGCGAGGCCAGATTCAGAGTGTTCGTGAATTGGTTCATGATTTACGGCTTCAGGGTGAAGATGAGATTAAGTTGATTGCTGTGATGTTGGGACAATTTCGTACCTATTTACAGGTTAAACTCTTATCTGCTCAAGGCAAAAGTGAGCAGCAAATTGTTTCAAGTCTGTCTGATTGTTTAGGGCGTAAAGTCAATCAATTTCAGGTTCGTTTTGCACTGAGAGATAGTCGTCCTTTGTCAGTAGCGTTCTTAAAAATGACGATTAAGATTTTAGTAGAGACAGATTACCAGATAAAGACAGGAACTTTAGATAAAGATTACTTGTTTGATTTAGCACTTTTAAAAATCGCATCAAACCGCTAG
- the sodA gene encoding superoxide dismutase SodA: protein MAIILPDLPYAYDALEPYIDAETMTLHHDKHHATYVANANAALEKHPEIGEDLEALLADVEQIPADIRQALINNGGGHLNHALFWELLSPEKQEPTAEVAAAINEAFGSFEAFQEAFTAAATTRFGSGWAWLVVNAEGKLEVVSTANQDTPISDGKKPILALDVWEHAYYLNYRNVRPNYIKAFFEIINWNKVAELYAAAK from the coding sequence ATGGCAATTATCCTTCCAGACCTTCCTTACGCTTACGATGCTTTGGAACCATACATTGATGCTGAAACAATGACTCTTCACCACGATAAACACCACGCAACTTATGTAGCAAATGCTAATGCTGCTCTTGAAAAACACCCAGAAATTGGTGAAGATCTCGAAGCACTTTTGGCTGACGTGGAACAAATTCCAGCAGATATTCGTCAAGCACTTATTAACAATGGTGGTGGACACCTTAATCACGCACTTTTCTGGGAACTCTTGTCTCCTGAAAAACAAGAACCAACTGCAGAAGTAGCAGCTGCTATTAACGAAGCTTTCGGCTCATTTGAAGCCTTCCAAGAAGCTTTCACAGCAGCAGCAACAACTCGTTTTGGTTCAGGTTGGGCATGGCTTGTTGTTAACGCTGAAGGTAAGCTTGAAGTCGTTTCAACAGCTAACCAAGACACTCCTATCTCAGACGGTAAGAAACCAATCTTGGCACTTGATGTTTGGGAACACGCTTACTACCTAAACTACCGTAACGTACGTCCAAACTACATCAAAGCTTTCTTTGAAATCATTAACTGGAATAAAGTTGCTGAGCTTTATGCAGCAGCTAAATAA
- a CDS encoding class A beta-lactamase-related serine hydrolase yields the protein MALRSKRSKKSKAKSKSSRDDKKAYIILAFLGVLVILLFVAMLALAGRGKQAGHTGGLGNIFGSSSKVTKKEDKEKEEKVTPTNKSAEAKQAVMEADADTMYGNGLYYDYANMTLNQVVEAFMADQGIESSQIAFSYKNTKTNEQFSMNDTQPMTAGSTYKLPLNMLVMDEVNKGKLSLTERFDITNTEYEYQGEHDNYVAAFGGSMTIPEMQEYSLVYSENTPAYALAERLGGMEKFYGMLDKYGKSKGEVKTIQMHGNKTTTDYYIQVLDYLWKHQDNYKDILHYIGESFPNEYYKTYLPGLTIYQKPGYVREALNVDAIVMEDTPYMVAIYTRYLGGSTENSDEISGWGLQQLGMLSYVINEWHRVNMN from the coding sequence TTGGCACTTAGAAGTAAGCGCTCTAAGAAATCTAAAGCTAAATCAAAATCATCTCGTGATGATAAAAAAGCTTATATTATCTTAGCCTTCCTAGGTGTTTTGGTAATTCTTTTGTTTGTTGCCATGCTTGCTTTAGCAGGACGTGGTAAACAAGCTGGTCACACTGGTGGCCTTGGAAATATCTTCGGATCTAGTTCTAAAGTCACTAAAAAAGAAGACAAAGAAAAAGAGGAAAAGGTAACTCCAACTAATAAATCAGCCGAAGCTAAACAAGCAGTCATGGAAGCAGATGCAGATACTATGTATGGTAATGGTTTGTATTATGATTATGCTAACATGACATTGAACCAAGTAGTTGAAGCATTTATGGCTGACCAAGGTATTGAGTCTAGCCAAATTGCCTTTTCATATAAAAATACCAAGACAAATGAGCAATTCTCAATGAATGATACTCAGCCAATGACTGCAGGGTCAACTTATAAATTGCCACTAAACATGCTTGTCATGGATGAGGTTAACAAGGGTAAACTTTCTTTAACTGAACGTTTTGATATTACTAATACTGAGTATGAATACCAAGGTGAACATGATAATTATGTTGCTGCTTTCGGTGGTTCAATGACTATTCCAGAGATGCAAGAATATTCTCTTGTATACTCTGAGAATACTCCTGCCTACGCTTTGGCGGAACGCCTTGGTGGTATGGAAAAATTCTATGGCATGCTCGATAAATACGGTAAATCAAAAGGTGAAGTGAAGACTATCCAAATGCATGGTAATAAGACAACAACAGATTATTACATTCAAGTTTTGGATTATCTCTGGAAACATCAAGATAATTACAAGGATATTCTCCACTACATTGGTGAGTCATTCCCGAATGAGTATTACAAGACTTACCTTCCAGGTTTAACGATTTATCAAAAACCAGGTTACGTTCGTGAAGCACTTAACGTTGATGCTATCGTTATGGAAGACACACCTTATATGGTTGCAATCTATACACGTTACCTTGGTGGATCAACTGAAAATTCAGATGAAATCAGCGGTTGGGGTCTCCAACAATTAGGAATGCTCTCTTATGTCATTAATGAGTGGCACCGTGTCAATATGAACTAA
- a CDS encoding prepilin peptidase, producing MLSIIYFFLGASFGSFIGLICDRFPERSIIFPRSHCSHCKHQLRFFEMIPILSQLFLRSRCRSCQTPIPFRYLFMELFCGVISLLYFYDFLSLEVTYFLYFSLCLSIFDLKHKSYPLLIWIVGTVPLLFMGNYYITFALGIILAILSYMKHLNIGEGDFLYLASASLIFPFSKILLIIEIACLLGLAYFLLRRNLKECIPFVPFLFLGILLLTFYSII from the coding sequence ATGTTAAGTATTATTTATTTTTTTCTAGGAGCCTCTTTTGGTTCATTCATCGGACTAATTTGTGATCGTTTTCCTGAGAGGTCGATTATTTTCCCTAGAAGTCACTGTAGCCATTGCAAGCATCAGCTGCGTTTTTTCGAGATGATCCCTATCCTCTCACAACTTTTCTTAAGATCTCGATGCCGTTCATGTCAGACTCCTATCCCTTTTCGTTACCTCTTTATGGAACTATTTTGTGGAGTAATATCCCTGCTATATTTCTATGACTTTTTAAGTCTTGAAGTGACCTACTTTCTTTACTTCAGCCTTTGTCTGTCGATTTTTGATTTGAAACATAAATCCTATCCGCTTCTGATTTGGATAGTTGGAACAGTCCCACTCTTATTCATGGGCAACTACTACATTACATTTGCCTTAGGTATAATCCTCGCTATCCTTTCTTATATGAAACATCTAAATATTGGGGAAGGAGATTTTCTCTACTTAGCAAGTGCCTCACTTATTTTCCCATTTTCAAAAATACTACTAATTATCGAAATTGCCTGCCTATTAGGACTAGCTTACTTCCTTCTACGAAGAAATCTTAAGGAATGCATTCCATTTGTCCCATTTCTTTTTCTAGGGATATTACTTCTTACTTTTTATTCAATTATATAG
- a CDS encoding Dps family protein codes for MVDSIKETINETVNQQAETPSYTKTKAVLNQAVADLSVAASIVHQVHWYMRGPGFLYLHPKMDELMDSLNAHLDVVSERLITIGGEPYSTLVEFSSNSGLTETTGTFDKPMSDQIQLLVDTYKYLSVLFQVGLDITDEEGDAPSNDIFTAAKSEIDKTIWMLTAELGQAPGLR; via the coding sequence ATGGTAGATTCAATTAAAGAAACAATCAATGAAACAGTTAACCAACAAGCTGAAACACCTTCATATACAAAAACTAAAGCAGTTTTGAATCAAGCAGTCGCTGATTTGTCTGTAGCAGCTTCAATTGTTCACCAAGTTCATTGGTATATGCGTGGTCCTGGTTTCCTCTATCTTCATCCAAAAATGGATGAATTGATGGATAGTTTGAATGCTCACCTTGATGTTGTTAGTGAACGTTTGATTACTATTGGTGGGGAACCATACTCAACTTTGGTAGAATTTTCATCTAATTCAGGCTTGACTGAAACTACTGGTACATTTGATAAACCAATGTCTGATCAAATCCAATTATTGGTTGATACATACAAATATTTGTCAGTCTTGTTCCAAGTTGGTTTGGATATCACAGATGAAGAAGGAGATGCTCCTTCAAATGATATCTTCACTGCAGCTAAATCTGAAATTGATAAGACAATCTGGATGTTGACTGCAGAACTTGGACAAGCTCCAGGCTTGAGATAA
- a CDS encoding Fur family transcriptional regulator has protein sequence MSEHRRSLGVYEDVLNQLKAKGIRLTESRKAVIRYLMMSDQHPSADVIYYDLLPDNPGMSLATVYNNLKVLVEEGIVSEIKVNNDNTTYYDFMGHDHLNIVCEKCGHITDLDLPIPSFKEEVESQTGFRITREQMILHGICPNCQ, from the coding sequence ATGTCTGAGCATCGACGTAGTCTAGGCGTTTATGAAGATGTCCTGAATCAGTTAAAAGCTAAAGGAATTCGGTTGACGGAATCTCGTAAAGCTGTTATTCGCTATTTGATGATGTCTGATCAACACCCTAGTGCAGATGTGATATATTATGACCTACTCCCTGACAATCCTGGGATGAGTTTGGCGACGGTCTATAACAACCTGAAGGTGTTGGTTGAAGAAGGGATTGTCTCTGAAATCAAGGTTAATAATGATAATACAACCTATTATGATTTTATGGGACATGACCACTTAAACATTGTTTGTGAAAAATGTGGTCACATTACTGACTTAGACTTACCGATTCCGTCTTTCAAGGAAGAGGTAGAATCACAAACTGGATTTCGCATTACTCGTGAACAGATGATTTTACATGGGATTTGCCCGAATTGTCAATAA
- a CDS encoding YqgQ family protein, with protein MKTLYDVQQLLKQFGIVVYLGKRLYDIEMMKIELEALYQNGLVDKDSYLTAEMILRREHRIEMEKENE; from the coding sequence ATGAAAACTTTATATGACGTTCAACAGTTGTTGAAACAGTTTGGCATAGTAGTTTACCTGGGAAAAAGGCTCTATGATATCGAAATGATGAAGATTGAATTAGAAGCCCTCTACCAGAATGGTTTGGTGGACAAGGACAGCTACCTTACTGCTGAAATGATTTTACGACGTGAACATCGCATTGAAATGGAGAAAGAAAATGAGTAA
- a CDS encoding ROK family glucokinase, whose amino-acid sequence MSKKLLGIDLGGTTVKFGILTSEGEVQEKWAIETNTLENGRHIVPNIVESLKHRLEMYGLTAEDFIGIGMGSPGAVDRENKTVTGAFNLNWAETQEVGSVIEKELGIPFAIDNDANVAALGERWVGAGANNPDVVFVTLGTGVGGGVIADGNLIHGVGGAGGEIGHIIVEPETGFECTCGNKGCLETVASATGVVRLARHLAEGYEGNSSIKAAVDNGEQVTSKDIFVAAAEGDKFANSIVDKVSEYLGLATANISNILNPDSVVIGGGVSAAGEFLRSRVEGYFTRYAFPQVRRTTKVKLAELGNDAGIIGAASLALTIDN is encoded by the coding sequence ATGAGTAAAAAACTCTTGGGAATTGACCTTGGTGGAACAACTGTTAAATTTGGTATTTTGACTTCAGAAGGTGAAGTGCAAGAAAAATGGGCGATTGAAACAAATACGCTTGAAAATGGTCGTCACATCGTCCCTAACATCGTGGAGTCTTTGAAACACCGTTTGGAAATGTACGGACTTACTGCAGAAGATTTCATTGGAATTGGTATGGGTTCTCCAGGAGCTGTTGATCGTGAAAATAAAACGGTTACTGGTGCCTTCAACTTGAACTGGGCAGAAACTCAAGAAGTTGGATCTGTCATCGAAAAAGAACTCGGTATTCCATTTGCCATTGATAATGATGCTAACGTTGCTGCCCTCGGTGAACGTTGGGTTGGTGCTGGTGCTAACAATCCTGATGTTGTCTTTGTGACATTAGGAACAGGAGTTGGTGGTGGCGTTATCGCTGATGGTAACTTGATTCATGGTGTTGGCGGTGCTGGTGGTGAAATTGGCCACATTATCGTTGAGCCTGAAACAGGATTTGAATGTACTTGCGGAAACAAAGGATGCTTGGAAACTGTAGCTTCTGCAACAGGTGTCGTACGTTTGGCACGTCATTTAGCAGAAGGCTATGAAGGTAACTCTTCTATTAAAGCTGCTGTAGATAATGGTGAGCAAGTAACAAGTAAAGATATTTTCGTTGCCGCTGCCGAAGGCGACAAGTTTGCTAATAGCATCGTTGACAAAGTCTCTGAATACCTAGGACTTGCAACAGCAAATATCTCAAATATTCTTAACCCAGATTCAGTTGTAATCGGTGGTGGTGTTTCAGCAGCTGGTGAATTCTTGCGTAGCCGTGTTGAAGGATACTTTACACGTTATGCATTCCCACAAGTTCGCCGTACAACAAAAGTGAAATTAGCAGAGCTTGGAAATGATGCTGGTATCATTGGAGCTGCTAGCCTTGCACTTACAATTGATAACTAA
- the typA gene encoding translational GTPase TypA, whose translation MTKLREDIRNVAIIAHVDHGKTTLVDELLKQSHTLDERKELDERAMDSNDLEKERGITILAKNTAVAYNGTRINIMDTPGHADFGGEVERIMKMVDGVVLVVDAYEGTMPQTRFVLKKALEQNLTPIVVVNKIDKPSARPEEVVDEVLELFIELGADDDQLEFPVVYASAINGTSSLSDNPAEQEHTMAPIFDTIIDHIPAPVDNSDEPLQFQVSLLDYNDFVGRIGIGRIFRGTVKVGDQVTLSKLDGTTKNFRVTKLFGFFGLERREIEEAKAGDLIAISGMEDIFVGETITPTDAVEPLPVLRIDEPTLQMTFLANNSPFAGREGKHVTSRKVEERLLAELQTDVSLRVDPTDSPDKWTVSGRGELHLSILIETMRREGYELQVSRPEVIIKEIDGVKCEPFERVQIDTPEEYQGSIIQALSERKGDMLDMQMVGNGQTRLIFLVPARGLIGFSTEFLSMTRGYGIMNHTFDQYLPVVAGEIGGRHRGALVSIDTGKATTYSIMRIEERGTIFVNPGTEVYEGMIVGENARENDLGVNITTAKQMTNVRSATKDQTAVIKTPRILTLEESLEFLDDDEYMEVTPESIRLRKQILNKAERDKANKRKKKAAEAE comes from the coding sequence ATGACTAAACTTAGAGAAGATATCCGTAACGTAGCCATCATTGCCCACGTTGACCACGGTAAAACAACACTTGTTGATGAATTGTTGAAACAATCACACACTCTTGACGAGCGTAAAGAGCTTGATGAGCGTGCAATGGACTCAAACGATCTTGAAAAAGAACGTGGAATTACAATCCTTGCCAAAAATACAGCCGTTGCTTATAACGGTACGCGTATCAACATCATGGATACACCAGGTCACGCGGACTTCGGTGGAGAAGTTGAACGTATCATGAAAATGGTTGATGGGGTTGTCCTTGTTGTCGATGCCTACGAAGGTACAATGCCTCAAACACGTTTTGTGTTGAAAAAAGCACTCGAGCAAAACTTGACACCTATTGTTGTTGTTAACAAGATTGATAAACCATCAGCTCGTCCTGAAGAAGTTGTTGATGAAGTTCTTGAACTTTTCATCGAGCTTGGTGCCGATGATGATCAGTTGGAATTCCCAGTTGTGTATGCTTCAGCGATTAACGGAACATCATCATTGTCAGATAACCCTGCTGAACAAGAGCACACTATGGCTCCAATCTTTGACACTATTATTGACCACATCCCAGCTCCTGTAGATAACTCAGATGAGCCTCTTCAATTCCAAGTGTCACTTCTTGACTACAATGATTTCGTTGGACGTATCGGTATTGGACGTATCTTCCGTGGAACTGTAAAAGTTGGTGACCAAGTTACCCTTTCAAAACTTGATGGAACAACAAAGAACTTCCGTGTTACTAAACTTTTCGGTTTCTTTGGTTTGGAACGTCGTGAAATTGAAGAAGCAAAAGCTGGTGATTTGATTGCCATCTCAGGTATGGAAGACATCTTCGTTGGTGAAACAATCACACCAACTGATGCTGTTGAACCATTGCCAGTTCTTCGTATTGACGAACCAACACTTCAAATGACTTTCTTGGCTAATAACTCACCATTTGCAGGTCGTGAAGGTAAACACGTGACATCACGTAAGGTTGAAGAACGTCTTTTGGCAGAGTTGCAAACAGATGTTTCTCTTCGTGTTGATCCAACTGATTCTCCAGATAAATGGACTGTCTCAGGTCGTGGTGAATTGCACTTGTCTATCCTTATCGAAACAATGCGTCGTGAAGGATACGAACTTCAAGTGTCTCGTCCAGAAGTTATCATCAAAGAAATTGATGGCGTGAAATGTGAGCCATTTGAACGTGTTCAAATTGATACTCCAGAAGAGTACCAAGGTTCTATTATCCAAGCCCTTTCAGAACGTAAAGGTGACATGCTTGATATGCAAATGGTTGGTAACGGTCAAACACGTCTTATCTTCCTTGTACCAGCTCGTGGACTTATCGGATTCTCTACTGAATTCTTGTCTATGACACGTGGTTACGGTATCATGAACCACACCTTCGACCAATACTTGCCAGTTGTTGCTGGTGAAATTGGTGGCCGTCACCGTGGTGCCCTTGTTTCTATCGATACAGGTAAAGCGACAACTTACTCAATCATGCGTATCGAAGAACGTGGTACAATCTTTGTTAACCCAGGTACTGAAGTTTATGAAGGTATGATTGTTGGTGAAAATGCTCGTGAAAATGACCTTGGTGTCAATATCACTACAGCAAAACAAATGACAAACGTGCGTTCAGCAACTAAGGACCAAACGGCTGTTATCAAGACTCCACGTATCTTGACTCTTGAAGAATCACTTGAATTCTTGGATGACGATGAGTACATGGAAGTAACGCCTGAATCTATCCGCTTGCGTAAACAAATTTTGAATAAAGCAGAGCGTGATAAAGCCAATAAACGTAAGAAAAAAGCAGCAGAAGCTGAATAA
- a CDS encoding DUF3165 family protein, whose protein sequence is MFYLIVAILIASFYFFIAPKSVKNTMNLLFVMATLALLLLLAVLSIIKFFSLPGEFFVTVGMLVLSYFTLKDFFAMSELNHEKAEHEDK, encoded by the coding sequence ATGTTTTATCTGATTGTTGCTATATTGATTGCATCATTCTATTTCTTTATTGCACCAAAGTCGGTAAAAAACACCATGAATCTTCTCTTTGTCATGGCTACCTTAGCATTGCTCCTACTTTTAGCAGTGCTATCAATCATTAAATTCTTCAGTTTACCTGGTGAGTTCTTTGTTACGGTGGGAATGCTTGTATTGAGCTATTTCACCTTGAAAGATTTTTTCGCTATGTCAGAGCTTAATCATGAAAAAGCTGAACATGAAGATAAATAA
- the murD gene encoding UDP-N-acetylmuramoyl-L-alanine--D-glutamate ligase: MKSVTQFENKKVLVLGLAKSGEAAARLLAKLGAIVTVNDGKPFEENPSAQTLLEEGIKVVCGGHPLELLDENFELMVKNPGIRYDNPMVARALEKGIPVWTEVELAYLVSEAPIIGITGSNGKTTTTTMIADVLNHGGKSGVLSGNIGFPASEVAQSVTAQDTLVMELSSFQLMGIDSFHPHIAVITNLMPTHIDYHGSFEEYVAAKWNIQNQMTADDFVVLNFNQDLAKELATQTKAQVVPFSTVEKVDGAYLENGGLYFKGELVMQADEIGVPGSHNVENALATIAVAKLSGISNQAIKETLASFGGVKHRLQFVDTIDEVKFYNDSKSTNILATQKALSGFDNSKVILIAGGLDRGNEFDELIPDITGLKKMVILGESAPRVKHAADKAGVTYLDAKDVADATRIAFDQASAGDVVLLSPANASWDMYKNFEVRGDEFITTVEQLKG; encoded by the coding sequence ATGAAATCAGTAACACAATTTGAAAATAAAAAAGTTTTGGTCCTTGGTTTGGCTAAATCTGGTGAAGCAGCTGCCCGCCTATTGGCTAAGTTGGGTGCTATTGTCACAGTAAATGATGGGAAACCATTTGAGGAAAATCCATCAGCACAGACGCTTCTTGAAGAAGGGATTAAGGTTGTCTGTGGCGGACATCCTCTTGAACTATTGGATGAAAATTTTGAATTAATGGTGAAAAATCCTGGAATTCGTTATGACAATCCAATGGTAGCTCGTGCACTTGAAAAAGGCATTCCTGTTTGGACTGAAGTGGAATTAGCTTACCTAGTATCTGAAGCACCTATTATCGGTATTACAGGCTCAAATGGTAAGACAACAACGACAACTATGATTGCTGATGTCCTAAACCATGGTGGCAAATCGGGTGTCTTGTCTGGAAATATCGGTTTCCCTGCGTCAGAAGTTGCACAGTCAGTTACTGCTCAAGATACCTTAGTTATGGAATTGTCTTCGTTCCAATTGATGGGGATTGACAGCTTCCATCCACATATTGCTGTGATTACTAACTTGATGCCGACACATATTGACTATCATGGTAGTTTTGAAGAATATGTGGCTGCTAAATGGAATATTCAAAATCAGATGACTGCGGATGATTTTGTTGTTTTGAACTTCAATCAAGATTTAGCTAAGGAATTGGCTACACAAACTAAAGCACAAGTAGTTCCATTCTCAACAGTGGAAAAAGTAGATGGTGCCTATCTTGAAAATGGTGGTCTCTACTTCAAAGGTGAATTGGTGATGCAAGCCGATGAGATTGGCGTTCCTGGTAGTCACAATGTTGAAAATGCCTTGGCAACTATAGCTGTAGCAAAATTGTCAGGTATTTCAAACCAAGCTATCAAGGAAACTCTCGCAAGCTTTGGTGGGGTTAAGCACCGTCTCCAATTCGTTGACACTATCGATGAAGTGAAATTCTATAATGATAGTAAGTCAACAAACATTTTAGCGACACAAAAAGCACTTTCTGGTTTTGATAATAGCAAAGTCATTTTGATTGCCGGTGGTTTGGACCGTGGTAATGAATTTGATGAACTCATTCCTGACATTACTGGTCTTAAGAAAATGGTGATTTTAGGAGAATCAGCTCCCCGTGTCAAACATGCTGCTGATAAAGCGGGCGTGACTTATCTTGATGCCAAAGATGTGGCAGATGCGACACGTATTGCTTTTGATCAAGCAAGTGCAGGAGATGTTGTCTTGTTGAGCCCTGCAAACGCAAGTTGGGATATGTACAAGAATTTCGAAGTGCGTGGTGACGAATTTATCACAACTGTTGAGCAATTGAAGGGATAG
- a CDS encoding UDP-N-acetylglucosamine--N-acetylmuramyl-(pentapeptide) pyrophosphoryl-undecaprenol N-acetylglucosamine transferase gives MAKAKKIVFTGGGTVGHVTLNLILIPKFLKDGWEVHYIGDKHGIEHEQIDKSGLDVTFHSIATGKLRRYFSWQNMLDVFKVGWGILQSIAIIAKIRPQALFSKGGFVSVPPVIASKLLGVPVYVHESDLSMGLANKIAYKFATTMFTTFEQSKGLAKTKHVGAITKVGMATSNQSGALDKIKEQFDDNLKTVLFIGGSAGAKVFNDFISNTPQLTEKYNVINISGDSSLNTLERHLYRVDYVTDLYQPLMDTADLVVTRGGSNTIFELLAMKKLHLIIPLGKEASRGDQLENAAYFERKGYARQLQETELSWETLNHELEQLVEHAETYKEVMAKSDEITSPDDFYNLLVTSISKK, from the coding sequence ATGGCAAAAGCGAAAAAGATTGTTTTTACCGGTGGTGGAACCGTTGGACATGTGACTTTAAATCTTATCTTAATTCCAAAATTTCTCAAAGATGGATGGGAAGTGCACTATATCGGTGACAAGCACGGGATTGAACATGAGCAGATTGATAAATCTGGCTTAGATGTGACTTTCCATAGTATTGCTACAGGTAAACTACGTCGTTATTTCTCATGGCAAAATATGTTGGATGTCTTTAAAGTTGGTTGGGGGATTCTACAGTCTATTGCAATTATTGCCAAGATTCGCCCCCAAGCACTCTTTTCAAAGGGTGGATTTGTCTCAGTGCCACCGGTAATTGCTTCTAAATTATTAGGAGTTCCTGTATATGTGCATGAGTCTGACCTTTCTATGGGCTTGGCCAATAAAATTGCCTATAAATTTGCGACTACTATGTTTACGACTTTTGAACAATCAAAAGGATTGGCAAAGACAAAACATGTAGGCGCTATTACAAAGGTAGGAATGGCGACATCTAATCAGTCTGGTGCCCTTGATAAGATTAAAGAACAGTTTGATGACAACTTAAAAACTGTCCTTTTCATTGGTGGTTCAGCTGGTGCAAAGGTATTTAATGATTTTATTAGTAATACTCCACAGCTGACTGAAAAATATAATGTCATTAATATTTCTGGGGACTCTTCATTGAATACCTTAGAACGTCATCTTTATAGAGTTGATTATGTGACAGATTTGTACCAACCTCTTATGGATACGGCAGATTTAGTTGTAACTCGTGGTGGCTCAAATACGATTTTCGAATTGTTGGCTATGAAAAAACTTCATTTAATTATTCCTTTAGGGAAAGAAGCTAGCCGAGGAGACCAACTTGAAAATGCTGCCTATTTTGAACGAAAAGGCTACGCACGTCAATTACAGGAAACAGAATTAAGTTGGGAAACCTTGAATCATGAGCTTGAACAACTTGTTGAACATGCAGAGACTTACAAAGAAGTGATGGCTAAATCTGATGAAATCACTTCTCCTGATGATTTTTATAACCTATTAGTGACTAGTATTTCAAAAAAATAA